Below is a window of Streptomyces sp. NBC_00289 DNA.
ACGACGTTGCCGACTGGGCCGGATGGGAGACCGGACCACCGAATCCGTGACCTGTCCGCTCCCCGTGGTGGGCTCGTGGACCCACAAGCCCATGAGCCCACCACACCCCGACTACCAGCCAAGGAGGTGACCGACGTGAAGTTCTTCGACCCGGACGGCGAGGAGTACGGCATCCCGACCTACCCGCGCAAGTTCGCCCCCGAGGGCCTGGCCACTCGCCGCCAGCTCCGCGCCCGGGGCCTCCGTCCCAACGGCCAGGACGTTGTCGCTCAGATCCTCTGGCACGGCCGGCGCGACCCGCGCACCCGGGTCCGCCCGGTCCGTGCCGCCTACCTCTACCGCATCGACCTGGCCGCCCCCGTCCGGCCGATGACGCCGGGGCGGATGCGCGCGGTCGCCGCCATGATGCGCGCCCGCCGCACCTGCTCCGACTGCCTCGTCACCTACGACTTCGTGATCCCGACGTCCCTCGGCTGCTGCCCTGGGTGCGCCGACAACCCGGCCGCCCTCGCGGCGTGAAGGAGAGACCAGCCATGAACCACAACGAGATCCAGCACTTCGAGCCGCAGCCGCTGCCCGTCATCCCGCCCGGCATGACCGTCGCGTACACCGTCCAGGGCCAGCCGGTCTACGTCCCCCAGCAGCAGGCCCAGCCGCAGCCGGTCATCGTCCAGATGCCGTCCCAGCCGATCCCGACCTGGCTCCGCAACGGCCTGATCGCCTCCGTCGGCCTGTTGATCCTGTGCACCCCCGCCGCCGTCCTCCTGGTCGTCGCCGCCCCCGCCATCGCCGCTACCGGCGTCGCCGTGGCGGGGGCAGGCCAGGCCATCGCCTACAGCGGCATCGGCGTCGGCATCGGCGTGATCGGCGTCGCCGCCGCCATCAAGAGCCTGCGCGAGACGCCCCGCGCCGCGAAGAAGAAGTGACCGTCACCCGAACCCTGATGACGTCACGAGGCCGTGAGGCCGCGACGTCACAACAAGCCACGAAAGGCAGCCTGACCATGAAGAAGTCCCTCGGCTGGGTGAAGATCACCCTCCTGTCCGTCACGGCCCTGGTGATGGTCGGCGTCGGCGCCCTCGGCGGTGTCGGCACCTACTCCAACCTCTCCCACCGCTACGGAGGCGAGACCGCCCTCGGTGCCCTCGGCGCCGGTGAAGGCGCGACCGCCGTCCTGGCCCTGGTCCTCCTCGTCACCACCGTGTTCAACCGGCCTGCCCCGAAGCTGGTCCGCCTCGGACTGTGGGCCCTGCCGGCCGCCGCCGCCGTGATGGGCGCGACCGCCGCCAACGGCACGGGCCAGACGATCGTGTACGCCCTGACCCCGATGGCCATCACCGCGTCGGCTGAGTCCGTCGCCTACCTCGCACGCCTCGCCGTCGTCCACCAGGAGGGCCGCGACGTCGAAGCGGAGGCCCGCGCCGCCGCCCTCGTCCGTGACCTGGCCTACCACCAGGCCCGCGCCGCCGCCCACCCGGACAAGAAGGTCCGCGAGAAGTCGGTGAAGAAGTCCTGGAAGCTCGCGGCGAAGGTCGGCACGGGCGACACGACCCTCGGGACGGACCTGCTGGACGTCCAGCGCGTCCGCCTCACCCAGGGTGCCGACATCGCCTTGGAGCGGATGTTCGCCCCCGGCCTGTCCGCCACGGCCCCCGCCCTCGCCCCGGCATCCGCCGACACGGTCCCCGCCATCCTCGCCGCGTCCGCTGATGACGCCACGAGCCCGCGCACCCACGAGGCCACTATCCACGCGGACACGAACGGATATCCGGCCGACGAGGGCTCTGACCAGGAAGAAAGCACCGAGAACGTCCGCCCGACCCTCAAGGTCGTCCGCGACGTCAAGGCCAAGGGCAAGTCCATGCGCGCCGACGTCCGCGAAATGGTCGCCAGCGGCGTCACGAACGTCCGGCACGTGGCCGACGCCATCGCCACCCGCCACGGCCGCGACGCCGACGACAAGGGCTTCCAGGCCACCGTCGGCAAGTACGTCCGCGAGGCCAAGGCGGACATCCCCCAGGACGACAGCGCCAACACCGGCCAGTACCTCTGACCAACCGCCCGGCAGGCCCACTCCTGCCAGAGACCACCTGCCGGGCGGCTCCGGTCCCTCCCACAAAGGGGAAGAACCTCATGCACAGCATGTCCGCCCTCGCGGCGAACACCACCACCACACCCCCGGCCGTCGGCGGCTGGGGCCTCGCCGCTGTCGTCGTTGTCCTCCTGGTCATCGCCACCAAGAAGGGCGCGGGTGCCGCCGCCACCGGCCAGACCGGCAAGGTCCGCAGCTTCTTCCGCGCCCTGATCAGCGCTTTCAAGGCCCTGGGCAGCATCTTCCGCGCCATCTGGGCCGTCGTGCGCTTCTACGGCGGCCGGGAGCTCCGGGGCGAGCCCCGCAGCACCGCCACGTTCCTCCGCGCCGGAACCCCGATCGGTGGGCCCGTGCAGGCCCCGCCCACCGTCTCCATGGACTCCGTGGCCGCCCTCCCGCCGAAGGTGAGCCTGGTCAAGAAGCCGCGCCGCCAGCCCAGCCCCTGGGCCCGGGACGCCGCCGCCTGGCTCAACGACTACAGCGGCCGGGGCGCCCGTGCCCTCGACCGCGCCGTCCGTACGGCCCTGTGGAGCGCCCGCGCCGCCGGGAAGCTCTGGCGCTTCCTGCGGGCCATCTGGCGCTTCCTCGCGGCCGTCTACGCCTTCCTGGCGCCGGTCGTGGCCGCCCTCGCCCGCGCGGCGCGTGGCTGGCACTGCTGGCCGTACGCCGCCCGCGGCCTGGCCCGCCTGGCCCTCACCGCCGCCCTGGTCGGCCTCGCCGTCCCGGCCTGGCGCACCTGGACCGTCCTCGGCCTGGTCCTGGTCGCGGCCGGCGCTTTCGCCCTCGCCCACCGCTTCCGCCCGACCCCGCCCGGCGATGACGCCGTGTACGGGCCCCGGATCTGGGCCGTCCTCCGTGACGACCTGGACCTCCCCGGAGACGAGCCGCGCGAGAACTGGCTGCGCCTCCCGGCCTCCCTGGCAGCCCCGGACGCCCGGATCGTCATCCGCCTGCCCTGGACCTGGCGCGGGTCCGACATCGACCGCGAGAACCTGTCCGCCCTGGTCAACAGCCGTATCCCCGGGCAGTGGGTCGGCCGGGTCAGCCTGACCGGCGAGACCTTCACCGCCGTCTACACCCACAAGCCCGCCCCCAAGCCGCCGGCCCCCGTGCCCACGCCTCCCAAGGCCGTCGACATCGAGGAGCCGCGCGTCCAGGAGGCCCTGGCCAACCTCGCCCCGGAGGAATTCCTCCTCGGTGCAGACGAGAACAACGAGCTGGTTGTCCGCCGGATGGCAGGCGAAGTTTCGCACTGGGCCTACTCCGTCGGCTCCGGTGGTGGAAAGTCCACGACCCTCCAGTGGCTCGCAGTCCAGATGATTCTGAAGCGCGGAACCATCGTCGGAGTTGACCCGAAGCTCATCAGCCTTGCGCCCCTCGAAGGGGTGCCCGGCGTATTCCTCTACAAGGACCCCGAGAACGGCCGCGATATGCGCAACGTTCTTTACTGGGTGGCCGACGTCGTGATGGCTCGCTTTTACGAGATCGAGCAGGGCACCGCGAAGGAATTCGACCCGCTGTATGTGTTCCTGGAGGAATGCAACGAGCTTGCCGGAATCCTCCGGAACGTGTGGAACAAGATTCGCACTAAGAAGGGTGATGACAAGGACCCCGCCGCCGATCCGATTTGGGAAGAGGCCGTTGCCCGCATTCTCCGCTTCGGCCGCGCGGCGAATGTCCACCTGCTCGCAGTGTTCCAGGACTTCAAGGACAACGAATTCAGCGGCCAGTCCCTCCGTCC
It encodes the following:
- a CDS encoding conjugal transfer protein, whose protein sequence is MKKSLGWVKITLLSVTALVMVGVGALGGVGTYSNLSHRYGGETALGALGAGEGATAVLALVLLVTTVFNRPAPKLVRLGLWALPAAAAVMGATAANGTGQTIVYALTPMAITASAESVAYLARLAVVHQEGRDVEAEARAAALVRDLAYHQARAAAHPDKKVREKSVKKSWKLAAKVGTGDTTLGTDLLDVQRVRLTQGADIALERMFAPGLSATAPALAPASADTVPAILAASADDATSPRTHEATIHADTNGYPADEGSDQEESTENVRPTLKVVRDVKAKGKSMRADVREMVASGVTNVRHVADAIATRHGRDADDKGFQATVGKYVREAKADIPQDDSANTGQYL
- a CDS encoding RRQRL motif-containing zinc-binding protein codes for the protein MKFFDPDGEEYGIPTYPRKFAPEGLATRRQLRARGLRPNGQDVVAQILWHGRRDPRTRVRPVRAAYLYRIDLAAPVRPMTPGRMRAVAAMMRARRTCSDCLVTYDFVIPTSLGCCPGCADNPAALAA